Below is a window of Solanum stenotomum isolate F172 chromosome 7, ASM1918654v1, whole genome shotgun sequence DNA.
gaaacttgttgatctcctctttctcctcttcttctcttctttttctcttcttcactctcaagaaccctaactttctctcttttaaaatggaacaaaaatgatccacaaacagcctaacacaacaatataacctcaaaagaaatgatttgtgaaaagaccaaaatgcccttaaatttccggacggacttcctgccaactgccccaactttcaaagggtataactcgctcatacgaactcggaatcgagcaaactcggtggcgttggaaagatcgttccacaagattcacaaccataactggaactactcctaactcatcctgatctaggagttacgactactcaaagttggccaaaaactcactgatttccacacttagccaaattttccagattctgaatttttccaaaaaaattgactaCTTCCAATTCCAAGCTTCTTCATAGTCATTTTAAATTGTTGGATGTTACAATTGCCAACCATTAACATTATAGATCGGTTAACAAAACCTCATCTTCTTTTATGCCaaagtctttatttttcaaaaaacttcaTAACTTTTTAAGAAAGATCAAATCTccaaagtaaagagtaaaaaaattatgtgggtCTTGAATGTgattctttttgtttatgtGTTTAACGAGAAAATGTACTTTGAATGTAGAGtttgaagaaggagaaagaggatggggtggggtggggagtttgaggaagaaaagacaAGCAGGTAAAGGGGGTAGGTGGGGTTTTGAGAAAGCGGGGTGGgtggtttgaagaagaagaagaatgggtgggtgggtttctttttttttttcattatatatataaagtgggaccattactttttttaaaatataacttaacgcgctttcaaaaaaatttcttttctttttttgccacGTCATCCGTTAGGATGGTATTAAATTCACTTCAAATATGTTAAGGGGGGGTAAATAATTACCCGTaaagtttaagtactaaagtaagttttcgtgccaagtttagggttttttttttaatgtattttccCTTATTCTTAAATACCTTAAAGAATAGTACTTAATGACTAGTTTATCTATTATAAAGTCTTTAATGAAGTATGAAAAAttcaatcaatatttttaaGGATCCAAATGAATTTAAaggaatataaataattataattatgaatataaattaaaaacttaagaggGCTAGATATAGAGACCAAAAAAAAAGGTcctttattttttagtattaagttcaaaataatttttaaagtttcaattgaaCAACtgtaatatttaaattatgcaAAAAAATTTTGATTACCATAAGATATTTATCAAAACTTGCTTGTTAAATTTAGAGTGTTTGGTATTGCTACTAAAAATTAGATTATTCTCAGAAGCACTTATTAAAAAcatacttttgaaaaaaatattttcatcttaGGAGACTCAACCTATGCTGAAGTGTTAAAATGATTACATGTTTCATGGATGTATATGAGGAATTTGAGTCATTCTACTTCTTTTAGAAACACGCCGTAACCATATGTTTTAGTCTTGTATCATTAGGTTAAAACGTTCGATTTTCATCATCCTGAATATGTTCTTCTCTTGCAATCATTGAATTTGATTTTGCTAACAGTGCCTCATACTCTGTATATATTTGGACAGAGTGGAAGCCTCGATATTATGTATTTATGTTTTAGTCCCATAATCCCTCACAAGAGAGAGTAACAAGTATGGGCAAAAATCCTTCATCCAACAATCTTAAATGCACTATACAATGatacaataatttataaaacCTCATGTATATATGCAACCGTTCCAATTAGTAATGCTTTGGCAATGTAGATCTGAACATCGAGCTATTCCGAGCTTATGTGTGAAAATGAAGATCTCTTGTAATTGACAAGATATCCAAAATAGATGTGAAGTACTAATTGACAAACTCACAGCTATGGTGAACTCTGTCCTACTACACATTCAAGTAACTGTCCTTGTTATTCTATCTCATGTTAGATTAGACGAGAACATGCTTCAGACTCTACTTAATAGTTGTCCTTTGATTGTTTCTTTCAGTCTTGAGCATTGTTCGGGGAATCTTGGGAAGATTAAGTCGGATTCCTTGAAGGTCTTGAATATTCGTCAACATGGGAGATTGATGCTCCGAATTTGGTATCACTTGACTATTTGGGGAGTCAAATTCCTAAACTTAAAATTGCAAGAGAGTCAACCCAATTAGAGCACTCAAAAATCATTCTTGAATGCAACAATTTAAACGCTTCATGGTTTTGTAAGTTGAGGAAGTTTCTATCTAATTCATCCTCTTGGTCTGAAgtttctctttattttaatCAATTGTGGTGATATCAACATGACAGATTTGCAAATGGACCACATAGGTTATACCCCTCGGGTGGATGTTTTAAATGTCAATGTTTAATGGATGAATCAGACTTTTGTGGATGCTTTGCTATGGAGTTGTCATCCAAGGAGACTCAACCTATTCTCAGATGTTGTTGGAACAGTTACAGATTTCATCAATCATTTAGTGTTTTTGACAAATTCGAGTCATTCTACTTCTCATAGAAGCACACCTTGGCATAGTCaattaaaagagataaaagCTTTTGATGGAAAAAATCAATCGCCCCAACTCAGAAGTCGGGAGCTTGCAAAAAGGGCCTTTATGGAGGGGAAGGAGGAAGTTCATTTTTTATCAGATTGGTGATGCCGTTAATTTGTCTCTATTTCGAATTGAATGCACTTATTCATTTCGTAAGTTTATTAATACATTTGTCAACTATTTACACCAGCTAGCCCCCATGTAACATGTAtcaaacatatttttcattAGAAACTGCTGGCCTTGTTTAAGCAAAAAAGGCGGGAGCTACATTTCCCAAACATTTGAGAAACGTCAAAGGTGCTTCAGTCACATTCTAAACagtgaagatgaaaaaaaatacaggTAGTAAGTTAAGTAATCTGAAGTTGTAACAATTCAAGTTACCAACACAACAATGATATGTATTATAATAACTGACAACATAAAATACACTTGAGAAATGGAAACAACAAGCTAATAACAACTAACAGTGCTtaaaacaaaactgaaaaggTTAATCGGAGGAAGAAGATCAGAAAATACAGATATAGATAGAAGGGGATGAGAAGCTCGACTAAGAATGAAGATGGGAGAATCAGACTCTTTACTCAACAATTTGCATAATCCCTAAATCACGCATCACTATCTTTATGATGGAACTGTTTCATGCCCACTACTCAATCCGGATCCCAAATTAACCTTGCCCTATTACTCGTTCTCAGCCCAATAACTACTTGTGTGACCTTGGTATCCACATTAGGCTAAACTTGGTTCATAACAGAAGTACATTGTGAAGTACTAATTGTCAAGTTCACAGCTAGGGTGAAAGTGCTGGGTTACCATGTACCTATCCTATGCTGGTGAactctgtcctacgatacattCGCAGTTATTGGTCTTTCATCTTCATCCTCCCTAAACGCGTTCTCAAAGTCAAAGGACGTCCACTATTATTTGTAGGAACTTACTTTGGAAAAATATATGCATAATCACTCAGACGACCAGTAGTAGCCCAATGAAGCTTCCCCTTCACAAACTTACCCGAATCATTCAATAACACCCCACCCTGGAAATCATCAACATTTCTCTAAGAATCACTCTTTAGACCATATATCTTGACCTCACCACAAGTTCTTCATCAACAATTTGAAGTCTTAGAAGTCGAATTGAACTCTCTTTTAGCGGTTgaaataaacaatgaaattatTAAATCACCATGGAGAATCCAAAGAATCATTGAAGAAATCATACCTAAGGTTGTTCAAAGGAACATAACAGTCGAACATTGTTATAGGGAAGAAAATCATGAAGACGAGGATGGATTAAGTAAACATGCTacacttattttttctaaatgagAACGATCTGCTAGTTATGGCAAAGGGTTCATTGAGAATATTGAACAAGCTTCAACTATCTTGTTACGGTAtattttcaactgtaatttGTGGTATATATATAACAACATATCGGTATTCAGAAGAAGAGTTAAAAAGAACACAAGTTGGTACTTCAACTCAATTACAGTAAATTAGGCAATTAGGCAAAGATTGGTTGAGCTTGGCTCAATTAGGCTAAGACTTGACTCACTTAGTTCGATGCTAGTCCTAGTTCGTAGGTTTGAAGCTAGCTTGTTTGAATGGTTGTTACATGTAGTTTTAGAATGTTTCGTATTGTATTGATTGTACTGCATTGTTTTGatgaatacaatatttgaatagattgtaaTGTTATCATGTTATTACCTAATTAATGTTACACATCAACAATCTAATGTATAAACTTACAATACCAAACAGTAGATAAGGGAATAGAGTTATTATCGCATATGGATTGCTTGCTTTAGAGTATATTTCAAAAGTATTTAGTTAGTGTTTATCATCTTGGAATATTCAGACACAAAAAAAGGTTCACTGCAAATGCtcccaaaagtacttttaaCTTGACGAAAATACTAGTTTCATCACTGTTCATGCAGAGAATCTACTGatcttgaaattatttaaagctaattttttaatgaagaaAGGTTAATAAGAGAAGAGTTTTTACATACTGCATCCAATATATgacacaaaacataaaacatatGGAACTCTAGTTGCTGCAATTACACAGAGTGTCTACACTAATAGCTTCATAGAACCTTTGCAGAACATATGAAGGATAGAATGGAAAGAAATGAAACTAGTAACTGCTTTTACACAGGAACTGTCCTATTATCGGATGAATGATTCTCCACTTCTGCTCCTTCCTCAGTTGAGTCTTCGTTTTCCCTTGACATCTCTTCAAGTGACTTCCCCTTCGATTCTGGAAccaagaaagtgaaaaataatcCGAGAAGGTTGACTACGCCAAGGACAATGAGTGAATTCCTCACCCCAATTCCAGCAGGATACCCTGCATCAGCCTTGGTCTTGTCTTGTGGTTGAGCCAAATACAGGAATCCAAATGCACCCACCATTGCCCCTAACTTTCCACATGCAGCTGATATTCCATGGCAAGTTGACCGCAATCTAGCAGGGAAAATCTCAGCAGGCACGACAAATGTAGTGGCGTTGGGTCCAAAGTTGGCGAAAAAGAAGGTCAGTGAATAGAGGACCACAAACCCGATATGGTGGCCAGGGAGAGTCCAGTGGTGGTAAGGAATGGCTAGAGCAAACATGAACACTGTCATCATTGTGAAACCAATCAATTGAATGGTAAACCTGCCAATCCTGTCAATGAGAAACACTGTGAACCAGTATCCAGGCACGGTACTGCAGAGAGCGATAAGAGTTTGGGCTCGTGCAATTTTTTGAACCTCTTCAATTGCATTCATAGTCTTGGCAGCAGGAATCCATCCAATGGCACTGAAGATGTCCTTTTGGAACAAGCTTTGGCTGTAGTATGCAATATCAAGAAGAAACCATGTGCTGGCTGTGCCAAGCAAGTGAAGTCCATGTCGCCTAAGAAATTGTTTCGTGAACAAACCAAATTCATTGCCGGACTTTACAGCAGGCTCTTTTTGGTCTGTCCCAATGTCAACCTGCATAACGTTTTCCATATCTGCAGTGGCCTGCTTCACATTCTTGGCTACAAGAGCAGTGTAACGAGCCGTTTCAGGCATCTTCATCCTCCAGTAGTAAGTGAGAAGAGCAGGAAGTGATCCAGCCATCAATATGATCCTCCACACGTAATCTGCTTGAGGAACGGTTGAACCAAGGGGATCCACTTGATAGGTCGGCGCCTTGAACCAAGCCTGGAATACAGCAGAGATAATGATGGCAAAGATACCACCTCCGAGGATACCAAATCCTTGCATAGCGAAAACAGCAGCAATGAAGGCACCCCTAGTGTTTTTGTTTGCATATTCAGACATAATAGTAGCAGAAAGGGGGTAATCGCCACCAATTCCAAAACCAAGCCAGAAGCGAAAGAAGCAGAGGGTGGCCATGACGGTCTTAGGATCCCTACCAAAAGAAAGGCCAGAAGCAATGGAACAGATAGACATAATCATAAGGGTTATGCCATAGACTTTCTTCCTTCCTATTTTGTCACCAATCCATCCAAAGAAGAGTTGTCCCGCAATGGTACCACAGAAGGCGACACCATTGATAGCAGCGGAAACATTAGGAGGTAGTGAACCAGGCATTGATGAGCCATCGACATGGTAGTAAATACGTCCAAGCAACTTAGTGACTAGAGATATGCAGAAGAGATCGTAGGCATCAGTAAAAAATCCCATACCAGCTATTATGATTGCTGTGAAGTGATACCATTGTGTTTTTGCGGAATCAAGCGCATTCAAAACCTTCATATTCCCAGCCATTTTCACAACTGTTAAAAATAAAGATGCAGAGGATGTTGATATTGAATATTGACAATATCAACTCCTTTTATAAGCTTAGATTTGATTTCCCTGTCCAAATTGGTTTAGACTACGCTTGGCTTTCCTTTTCTCTGTCCAAATAGGACTAaccataaatatattaatttacaatttaaaatcTTGATAGGCAAGCAATATAATGCGTAACAGGAAAAGAGACGCgctttatttttcctttttaaggaATTCGTTTAAAAATAGAATTCCTATTATGTAGGGctctttttttaaatctataaagtTTCATTAATATTAGGGTTTTGATCTGATCCTTCATAACGACCATGACTGACATATTGCCTGAATGTCTCATTCAAAGAAATACTCTGTTTTCTTACTTTTGAGGAAGCAACGCAGATGAGCATTCTCTCCAAAACATGGCTGCAAGCATGGTCAACTCTTCCCAACTTGGAATTCAGTGTTCATTGTTGCAAAGGCGGGGCAAAGATAGCAAACACAACCATGGAGAGATATAGGGACGGAAAAATTTCTATAGAAAAGTTTGAATTACTAGAGTTCAATGGTGATTCTGAAAAACTCTTCCGTATGATTGATAAGTGGCTTGATATTGCACTTTAGAATGGTGTAAAAGATCTTATCCTTAACTATACAACATACCCCGTGCCTATTTCAACAATCTTGGCAGCTAAATCTTTAAGAGAATTGTTTCTGCGGGATTGTAATGGTATGAATGTTTCGTTATCTAGTGGTGTTGTGAATTGCAAGTCTTTGAGAAATGTTTTTCTATCTCATGTAAGATTAGGCAAAAACATGCTTCAAACTCTACTTAATAGCTGTCCCTTGATTGTTTCTTTCATCCTCCAGCATTGTTCGGGGAATCTTGGAAAGATTAAGTCGGATTCCTTGAAGGTCTTGAAGATTCATCAGCGCGGCGGTACATGGGAGATTGATGCTCCGAATTTGGTATCACTTGACTATGTGGGGAATCAAATTCCTGAACTTAAAATTGCAAGAGAGTCAACCCAATTGGAGCACTCAGAAATCACTCTTCAATGCTTGTCCAATTTGAATGCTGCATGGTTTTGTAAGTTGAGGAAGTTCCTATCAAATTCATCCTCTTGGTCTCAAGTTTCCCTTTATTTATCGAATTGCGGTGAGATCAACATGACAGATTTGCAAATGGACTACATAGAGTCTACCCCTCGGGTGGACGTTTTAACTATATCTCTATGTCTGGATCAGACTATGGAGTGCCCAACTTTTGTGGATGTTTTGCTATGGAGTTGTCATCCTAGGAGACTCAACTTACTCTCAAATATAAAAACGATTACACGTTTCTTTGATAGTTTAATGTATATGAAGAATTCAAGTCATTCTACTTCTCATAAAAGCACACCTTTGCATAgtcaattaaaagaaataaaagctTTTGATGGAAAAGATAAACCGCT
It encodes the following:
- the LOC125871877 gene encoding probable inorganic phosphate transporter 1-7, with translation MAGNMKVLNALDSAKTQWYHFTAIIIAGMGFFTDAYDLFCISLVTKLLGRIYYHVDGSSMPGSLPPNVSAAINGVAFCGTIAGQLFFGWIGDKIGRKKVYGITLMIMSICSIASGLSFGRDPKTVMATLCFFRFWLGFGIGGDYPLSATIMSEYANKNTRGAFIAAVFAMQGFGILGGGIFAIIISAVFQAWFKAPTYQVDPLGSTVPQADYVWRIILMAGSLPALLTYYWRMKMPETARYTALVAKNVKQATADMENVMQVDIGTDQKEPAVKSGNEFGLFTKQFLRRHGLHLLGTASTWFLLDIAYYSQSLFQKDIFSAIGWIPAAKTMNAIEEVQKIARAQTLIALCSTVPGYWFTVFLIDRIGRFTIQLIGFTMMTVFMFALAIPYHHWTLPGHHIGFVVLYSLTFFFANFGPNATTFVVPAEIFPARLRSTCHGISAACGKLGAMVGAFGFLYLAQPQDKTKADAGYPAGIGVRNSLIVLGVVNLLGLFFTFLVPESKGKSLEEMSRENEDSTEEGAEVENHSSDNRTVPV